In Haloterrigena turkmenica DSM 5511, a single genomic region encodes these proteins:
- a CDS encoding S8 family peptidase: MKLSRRRLLGGIGAGAAAGLLGVPASAAESSIGTDTERVFVHPQTSVLDGLGELLDVVEAVGGTTVLEYDNFEFVVAEVPSTGLDELRQDRRVATVEEDDETGIPGDWSPSLSDIFGSPGGSDCSSHPDQRPSWGVERIGAHDVDSSGSDVDVGILDTGIQSDHCSLSVAGGRNFTADGTAGDYEDRHGHGTHVAGIAGADDNDRGVVGVAPEANLYAVKVLDDDGSGRYSELIAGIDWCMSNDVEIISMSLGGEAESSTLAGAIEDAHSAGHLLLCAAGNEGNDGSDSCAAETMTYPATHEDVVAVTAMDENDRLASYSSVGSAVDLLAPGTNVTSSTVDNEYAEASGTSMACPFVAGVAALVWETREEDGPGPNGPVREILGETAETVLGTCAEGDGLVNAPSALGDERAAEGSDWSSGPVGGLRSLLERFVDLIVGFFEWLWSLVS, encoded by the coding sequence ATGAAACTCAGTCGGCGGCGGTTACTCGGCGGTATCGGGGCCGGCGCCGCGGCCGGGCTGCTCGGAGTGCCGGCGTCGGCGGCGGAATCCAGCATCGGTACCGACACCGAGCGGGTGTTCGTGCACCCGCAGACGAGCGTGCTCGACGGGCTCGGCGAACTGCTCGACGTGGTCGAGGCCGTCGGCGGAACCACGGTCCTCGAGTACGACAACTTCGAGTTCGTGGTCGCAGAGGTGCCGTCGACCGGACTGGACGAACTGCGTCAGGATCGCCGCGTGGCGACCGTCGAAGAGGACGACGAGACGGGGATTCCCGGGGACTGGTCGCCGTCCCTGTCGGACATCTTCGGTTCTCCCGGCGGCTCGGACTGTTCCTCCCATCCCGACCAGCGACCGTCCTGGGGGGTGGAACGCATCGGCGCCCACGACGTCGACTCGTCCGGATCGGACGTCGACGTGGGGATTCTGGACACGGGAATCCAGTCGGACCACTGCAGTCTCTCGGTCGCCGGCGGGCGGAATTTCACCGCTGACGGGACGGCCGGCGACTACGAGGACCGCCACGGCCACGGGACCCACGTCGCCGGGATCGCCGGTGCCGACGACAACGACCGCGGCGTCGTCGGCGTCGCTCCCGAGGCGAATCTGTACGCCGTGAAGGTACTCGACGACGACGGCTCCGGTCGATACAGCGAGCTGATCGCCGGGATCGACTGGTGTATGTCCAACGACGTCGAGATCATCTCGATGAGTCTCGGCGGCGAGGCCGAGAGTTCCACGCTCGCCGGGGCGATCGAAGACGCTCACTCGGCGGGCCATCTCCTGCTCTGTGCGGCCGGGAACGAAGGGAACGACGGGAGCGACTCGTGTGCCGCGGAGACGATGACCTACCCGGCGACCCACGAGGACGTCGTCGCGGTGACCGCGATGGACGAGAACGATCGGCTGGCGTCCTACAGCAGCGTCGGCTCGGCCGTCGACCTGCTGGCGCCGGGGACGAACGTCACCTCGAGCACCGTCGACAACGAGTACGCCGAGGCGAGCGGCACGAGTATGGCGTGCCCGTTCGTCGCCGGCGTCGCGGCGCTGGTCTGGGAAACCCGCGAGGAGGACGGCCCGGGACCGAACGGCCCGGTCCGAGAGATCCTCGGTGAGACGGCGGAGACGGTGCTCGGAACCTGCGCGGAAGGCGACGGGCTCGTGAACGCCCCGTCGGCGCTCGGCGACGAGCGCGCGGCCGAGGGATCGGACTGGAGCAGCGGTCCCGTCGGCGGTCTCCGGTCGCTCCTCGAGCGATTCGTGGATCTGATTGTGGGCTTCTTCGAGTGGCTCTGGAGTCTCGTTTCGTAG